The Castanea sativa cultivar Marrone di Chiusa Pesio chromosome 11, ASM4071231v1 genome contains a region encoding:
- the LOC142615936 gene encoding transcription factor bHLH52-like, translated as MALSTYTELGTLQHLNTQISFQQRQAELAGELLSYSNNFELQNTLLHPLYDQESFLHPEECYTHLLPYLSSSCEPYISLSEMLTPPQNFEPYSFPKRQRCHENQFSLDFTPTFFDGLVPNPCLVAEVLPELFSQPPEYGIPQVDCTQNVESSKKMNERSVSAQSIAARERRRKITEKTQELGRLIPGCSKMNTAEMLQAASKYVKYLQAQVGILELMGSFQETYAASPTEMQVILASPRVQEKLYLEDKCLVPKELSKLCVKEHDIPSKPSISNDLNRLVNQMVDRRPSK; from the exons ATGGCCTTGAGTACATATACAGAGTTGGGAACACTTCAACACCTTAACACTCAGATTAGTTTCCAACAAAGACAAGCAGAGCTAGCAGGAGAGCTCCTAAGCTATTCCAACAACTTTGAACTTCAAAACACATTGCTTCATCCACTATATGACCAAGAAAGTTTCCTACACCCTGAAGAATGTTACACCCATTTGCTTCCATACTTATCATCTTCTTGTGAACCTTACATTTCCCTCTCTGAAATGTTGACACCTCCACAGAATTTTGAACCCTACTCATTCCCAAAACGCCAAAGATGCCATGAAAATCAATTTAGCTTGGATTTTACACCAACTTTCTTTGATGGGCTTGTTCCAAATCCTTGTCTGGTGGCCGAGGTTTTGCCTGAACTCTTCTCTCAACCGCCTGAGTATGGTATTCCACAGGTTGATTGCACTCAAAATGTTGAGAGTTcaaagaaaatgaatgaaagaagTGTGTCGGCACAGAGCATTGCGGCTCGAGAAAGGAGAAGGAAGATCACTGAGAAGACTCAAGAGCTAGGGAGGCTGATTCCGGGTTGCTCTAAAATGAACACAGCTGAGATGCTTCAAGCTGCTTCCAAGTATGTCAAGTACTTGCAGGCACAAGTTGGGATTCTTGAACTCATGGGTTCATTTCAG GAAACATATGCAGCCAGTCCCACAGAAATGCAAGTCATCCTTGCATCTCCAAGAGTTCAAGAGAAGCTATATTTGGAGGATAAGTGCTTGGTCCCAAAGGAGCTTTCCAAATTGTGTGTGAAAGAGCATGACATTCCATCTAAACCTTCAATTTCTAATGATCTCAATCGCCTGGTCAATCAGATGGTTGACAGAAGGCCTAGCAAGTGA
- the LOC142615026 gene encoding patellin-4-like has translation MATTTEIDGKHVEQNLSKDVENKDVTVANVKVEENGEPKKEDVRENDGLVTENTKNVAEEVKETVKKENGAEKGDVSPSPNVERSSSKKESNFLSHLKVHEKKALVKLRMKIEEVIRGKAGTENTKKDYERLEKTDEAEKKAVSSPPPTVEKSSSFREESNFSSDLKESEKNALSQLRMKVEEAIHGNTLLKGKKKKIESQANATSLEKESKDKEKQEEESGNNVKEEKAENNDAKESKESKQETEEKKKLTEEAAKESTHVAVEEEKDIIDKDIALWGVPLLPSKADIATDVVLLKFLRAREFKVNEAFEMLRNTLQWRKENNIDSILNENFDADFESLAYMNGVDRQGHPVCYNNFGLLGDHEIYNKILGTQENREKFLRWRIQLMEKGIQKLDFKPGGVCSMLQIIDLKDSPGPSKKEFRIAARQVIVTLQDNYPEFAAKNVFINVPFWYYAFGALLLPFLTQRTKSKFVFARPARVSETLFKYIAAEEVFVHNGGLKQENESEFSAEDPVREVSVKAGSKENIEIPVLEAGTTLIWDVIILGWEVNYREEFLPSDEGSYGLIIQRDRKLGVQEGSIRNSFKNNEPGKVVIIVENSSLKKKRVLYRYKTKNISS, from the exons ATGGCAACAACTACTGAGATCGATGGAAAACATGTAGAGCAAAATTTATCCAAGGATGTTGAAAACAAAGATGTCACAGTGGCAAATGTGAAAGTTGAAGAAAATGGAGAACCAAAGAAAGAGGATGTGCGTGAAAACGATGGGTTGGTGACTGAGAATACAAAGAATGTAGCTGAAGAAGTGAAAGAGACGGTGAAGAAGGAAAATGGAGCTGAAAAAGGGGATGTTTCACCATCTCCTAATGTTGAGAGGAGTTCTTCTAAGAAAGAGAGCAACTTCCTCTCTCATTTGAAAGTGCATGAGAAGAAGGCTTTGGTCAAGCTGAGAATGAAGATTGAGGAAGTTATTCGTGGGAAGGCAGGGACTGAGAATACAAAGAAAGATTATGAAAGATTGGAGAAGACAGATGAAGCTGAAAAAAAAGCTGTTTCATCACCACCTCCTACAGTTGAGAAGAGTTCTTCATTCAGAGAAGAGAGCAACTTCTCTTCTGATTTGAAAGAGAGTGAGAAGAATGCATTGTCTCAGCTGAGGATGAAGGTTGAGGAAGCAATTCATGGGAATACTTTATTGaaggggaagaaaaagaaaattgaatcaCAAGCAAATGCAACATCATTGgaaaaagagagcaaagataaagagaaacaagaagaagagagtGGCAATAatgttaaagaagaaaaagctgAGAACAATGATGCCAAAGAGAGCAAAGAGTCAAAGCAAGAAactgaagaaaagaagaaactcACAGAAGAGGCCGCAAAGGAAAGCACCCATGTGGCTGTTGAGGAAGAAAAGGATATTATTGATAAGGATATTGCTCTTTGGGGTGTACCATTATTGCCTAGCAAAGCAGACATTGCCACTGATGTAGTGCTTTTGAAGTTCTTGAGGGCTAGAGAGTTCAAGGTCAATGAAGCATTTGAAATGTTAAGGAATACACTTCAATGGAGGAAGGAAAACAATATCGATTCGATcttgaatgagaattttgatGCTGATTTTGAATCTCTTGCTTACATGAATGGTGTGGATCGCCAAGGCCACCCAGTATGCTACAACAATTTTGGGTTGCTTGGAGATCATGAGATATACAACAAGATACTTGGGACCCAAGAAAATCGTGAAAAGTTTTTGAGGTGGAGGATTCAGCTGATGGAGAAGGGGATTCAAAAGCTTGATTTCAAACCTGGGGGTGTGTGCTCAATGCTCCAAATCATTGATCTTAAGGACTCTCCAGGACCCTCAAAGAAGGAATTTAGGATTGCTGCCAGACAAGTGATTGTGACCCTCCAAGACAACTATCCTGAATTTGCTGCAAAAAAT GTATTCATCAATGTCCCTTTCTGGTATTACGCCTTTGGTGCCCTCCTCTTACCTTTCTTAAcccaaagaaccaagagcaagTTTGTCTTCGCTCGCCCGGCTAGGGTTTCAGAAACCTTATTCAA GTACATTGCTGCTGAGGAAGTTTTTGTCCATAATGGTGGGCTTAAGCAGGAAAATGAGTCTGAGTTCTCAGCTGAAGATCCCGTTAGGGAAGTTTCCGTCAAGGCAggatcaaaagaaaatattgagatCCCAGTATTAGAG GCTGGAACTACTTTAATCTGGGACGTGATAATCTTGGGTTGGGAAGTGAATTACAGGGAGGAATTTTTACCAAGCGATGAGGGATCATATGGCCTTATCATTCAAAGAGACAGGAAGCTAGGTGTACAAGAGGGTTCGATTCGCAACTCTTTTAAGAACAACGAACCAGGAAAAGTTGTGATCATTGTTGAGAATTCGTCACTCAAGAAAAAACGTGTTCTCTACCGATACAAGACCAAGAATATCTCCTCTTGA
- the LOC142615299 gene encoding tRNA (mnm(5)s(2)U34)-methyltransferase, chloroplastic isoform X1, with the protein MLSLRLCCSHSLVTSKPLIGFVEKLSLSSRRNVSHSSSRNLCFCVKRPIEPNGYASYQNRTPHDSALSGMEEVLGSYVFGKKKATEVAHLVWKHVVQKGDTVIDATCGNGYDTLAMVKMVADESARGCVYAMDIQNGALENASSLLEESLNPNEKGLVKFLPMCHSKMDKVVPEASVRLVAFNLGYLPGGDKTIITKPETTLPALEAAKGILMPGGLISLVVYVGHPGGWAESETVHTFASELPVNNWVCCKFQMLNRPWAPILVLLFKR; encoded by the exons atgttatCGCTTAGACTTTGTTGTTCACATTCGCTTGTAACTTCGAAACCCCTTATTGGTTTCGTGGAGAAACTCTCGCTTTCTTCTCGAAGAAACGTTTCGCATAGTAGCAGCAGAAACCTCTGCTTCTGTGTGAAGCGGCCCATTGAGCCGAATGGATACGCTTCTTATCAAAATCGTACTCCACATGATTCTGCTCTTTCTG GAATGGAGGAAGTTCTTGGGAGCTATGTGTTTGGGAAGAAGAAGGCAACAGAAGTTGCTCACTT GGTTTGGAAACATGTTGTCCAGAAAGGGGATACGGTCATTGATGCCACTTGTGGCAATGGTTATGATACTTTAGCAATGGTCAAAATGGTCGCTGATGAATCAGCCAGGGGATGTGTTTATGCAATGGATATTCAGAATGGTGCTTTAGAAAATGCTTCTTCTTTGCTAGAAGAATCACTTAATCCAAACGAG AAAGGGCTTGTTAAATTCTTGCCCATGTGCCACAGTAAAATGGACAAAGTTGTTCCAGAGGCCTCTGTGAG GCTTGTTGCATTCAATTTAGGTTACCTTCCTGGTGGTGACAAAACAATAATTACAAAGCCTGAAACAACACTCCCTGCACTAGAAGCTGCAAAGGGAATCCTAATGCCAGGAGGGCTTATCAGCTTGGTGGTTTATGTGGGGCATCCTGGCGGCTG GGCAGAATCTGAGACTGTGCACACTTTTGCTTCTGAATTGCCAGTTAACAATTGGGTCTGCTGCAAGTTCCAGATGTTAAACCGACCATGGGCTCCCATACTTGTTCTCTTATTCAAAAGATGA
- the LOC142615299 gene encoding tRNA (mnm(5)s(2)U34)-methyltransferase, chloroplastic isoform X2, with protein MLSLRLCCSHSLVTSKPLIGFVEKLSLSSRRNVSHSSSRNLCFCVKRPIEPNGYASYQNRTPHDSALSGMEEVLGSYVFGKKKATEVAHLVWKHVVQKGDTVIDATCGNGYDTLAMVKMVADESARGCVYAMDIQNGALENASSLLEESLNPNEKGLVKFLPMCHSKMDKVVPEASVRLVAFNLGYLPGGDKTIITKPETTLPALEAAKGILMPGGLISLVVYVGHPGG; from the exons atgttatCGCTTAGACTTTGTTGTTCACATTCGCTTGTAACTTCGAAACCCCTTATTGGTTTCGTGGAGAAACTCTCGCTTTCTTCTCGAAGAAACGTTTCGCATAGTAGCAGCAGAAACCTCTGCTTCTGTGTGAAGCGGCCCATTGAGCCGAATGGATACGCTTCTTATCAAAATCGTACTCCACATGATTCTGCTCTTTCTG GAATGGAGGAAGTTCTTGGGAGCTATGTGTTTGGGAAGAAGAAGGCAACAGAAGTTGCTCACTT GGTTTGGAAACATGTTGTCCAGAAAGGGGATACGGTCATTGATGCCACTTGTGGCAATGGTTATGATACTTTAGCAATGGTCAAAATGGTCGCTGATGAATCAGCCAGGGGATGTGTTTATGCAATGGATATTCAGAATGGTGCTTTAGAAAATGCTTCTTCTTTGCTAGAAGAATCACTTAATCCAAACGAG AAAGGGCTTGTTAAATTCTTGCCCATGTGCCACAGTAAAATGGACAAAGTTGTTCCAGAGGCCTCTGTGAG GCTTGTTGCATTCAATTTAGGTTACCTTCCTGGTGGTGACAAAACAATAATTACAAAGCCTGAAACAACACTCCCTGCACTAGAAGCTGCAAAGGGAATCCTAATGCCAGGAGGGCTTATCAGCTTGGTGGTTTATGTGGGGCATCCTGGCGGCTG A